In a single window of the uncultured Dysgonomonas sp. genome:
- a CDS encoding DUF4954 family protein yields MTYRALTPQEINVLKTQNCIADNWDNIEVADNFTPDYIRHVNFSGKIKMGVFEEEFSLPGGLKKHSGIHHACLHNCELGNNVLIENIQNYIANYRIGNNVLIQNIHHLYVDGETSFGNGVEVSVLNETGGREVLIYDKLSAHFAYILSFYRHRPVLTKKLQDMIMAYARENTSTTGTIGNNVTIVNAGAIKNVRIGDYAVIEGARHLENGSINSNEHDPIHIGYSVMANDFIICSGSRVEDGTMLTRCFIGQACQLGHTYSASDSLFFSNCQGENGEACALFAGPYTVTHHKSTLLIAGMFSFMNAGSGSNQSNHMYKLGPIHQGIVERGGKTTSDSYILWPSRIGAFSLIMGRHYHNTDTSNMPFSYLIEDKNETVLVPGVNLRSVGTIRDAQKFPKRDKRKDPEMLDQINFNLLSPYTVQKMFKAISILREMLETCGEASDFYSYKGCRIKNSSLNNGLKLYDMAINKFLGNSIISRLSNCPCTNNEEIRSYLKPDTKVGLCVWSDIGGMLAPRSEIDKLIADIESGKITQVSEINATFAQLHKDYYSLEWTWAWDKIQQYYGLSLETITAKDIINIVERWKTVVVNLDQMIYEDAKKEFSLSSRTGFGLDGDRNQQKDDFEQVRGVFEENAFVKAVLTHIDTKTKLGNEIINRLEKSVK; encoded by the coding sequence ATGACTTATAGAGCTCTTACCCCTCAGGAAATAAATGTACTAAAGACACAAAACTGTATTGCCGATAATTGGGATAATATAGAAGTTGCGGATAATTTTACACCCGATTATATCAGGCATGTAAATTTTTCGGGTAAAATAAAAATGGGTGTTTTCGAGGAAGAGTTCTCTCTGCCGGGTGGATTAAAAAAGCATTCGGGTATCCACCATGCCTGTCTTCACAATTGTGAATTGGGCAACAATGTACTGATAGAAAATATTCAGAATTATATTGCAAATTATAGAATCGGTAATAATGTCCTCATTCAAAATATACACCATCTGTATGTAGATGGGGAAACATCCTTTGGTAATGGCGTGGAAGTAAGTGTACTGAATGAGACCGGAGGGCGTGAAGTTTTAATATATGATAAGCTAAGTGCGCATTTTGCATATATACTTTCGTTCTATCGCCATCGTCCGGTACTCACCAAGAAGTTGCAGGATATGATTATGGCATACGCCAGAGAAAATACCTCAACAACAGGTACCATCGGTAATAATGTAACAATAGTAAATGCCGGCGCCATAAAAAATGTCCGTATAGGAGACTATGCTGTCATAGAAGGTGCCCGCCATTTAGAAAATGGGAGTATAAACAGTAATGAACACGACCCTATACATATCGGATATAGTGTAATGGCGAACGATTTTATCATATGTTCGGGTTCGCGAGTAGAGGACGGAACCATGCTCACCCGTTGTTTTATAGGTCAGGCATGCCAGTTAGGCCATACATATTCGGCCAGCGATTCTTTATTTTTCAGCAATTGCCAGGGTGAAAACGGGGAAGCCTGCGCCCTATTTGCAGGGCCATATACAGTTACACATCATAAATCGACGTTACTGATTGCCGGTATGTTTTCCTTTATGAATGCCGGTTCGGGTTCAAACCAGAGTAATCATATGTATAAGTTGGGTCCTATACATCAAGGAATTGTGGAACGTGGAGGCAAAACAACCAGTGATTCGTATATATTATGGCCATCCCGTATCGGGGCGTTTTCCCTGATAATGGGACGCCACTATCACAATACCGACACATCGAATATGCCGTTTTCGTACCTGATAGAAGACAAGAACGAAACAGTTTTAGTTCCGGGTGTTAACTTACGCAGCGTAGGTACTATCCGTGATGCACAAAAATTTCCAAAGCGTGACAAACGCAAAGATCCTGAGATGCTGGATCAGATCAACTTTAACCTGTTAAGTCCGTATACTGTACAAAAAATGTTCAAGGCAATATCTATATTAAGGGAAATGCTAGAAACATGTGGCGAAGCCAGCGATTTTTATTCATACAAAGGTTGCCGCATCAAAAACTCTTCCCTGAATAACGGGCTGAAATTGTATGATATGGCAATCAATAAGTTTTTGGGAAACTCTATAATATCGCGTTTGAGCAATTGCCCTTGTACGAATAATGAAGAAATCAGGAGCTATCTGAAACCCGATACCAAAGTAGGATTATGTGTATGGAGTGATATAGGCGGCATGCTTGCCCCCCGTTCCGAAATAGATAAACTGATTGCAGATATAGAATCGGGGAAGATCACGCAGGTTTCGGAAATAAATGCCACTTTTGCCCAACTCCACAAAGATTATTATTCACTGGAATGGACATGGGCATGGGATAAGATACAGCAATACTACGGATTATCGCTGGAAACAATAACAGCGAAGGATATCATAAACATTGTTGAACGTTGGAAAACAGTAGTCGTAAACCTTGATCAGATGATATATGAGGATGCTAAAAAGGAATTTTCTTTGTCTTCACGTACAGGCTTCGGCCTTGATGGCGACCGCAACCAGCAGAAAGATGATTTTGAACAAGTACGTGGAGTATTTGAAGAAAATGCTTTTGTAAAAGCTGTATTGACACATATAGATACGAAAACAAAACTGGGTAATGAGATTATTAACCGACTGGAAAAGAGCGTGAAGTAA
- a CDS encoding mechanosensitive ion channel family protein, with amino-acid sequence MSKYNILTTLLCITILCLNTVDASAQKKTSKKKEPVIAKVDSTEIVLTQAKGAPVAPFIDTLFLIHGGVGSFTVDQRASAIEDKIRSLEEYPLFNPDSLKLVEFSDQINVVYDDQKYQNSRIIISIDTLQAQIYGKAKLDLADSYRNIIISAIEKRQNETSWKRIGMQALFVILIIAGEYFFLRGFRYGYRRLKIFVRKQRHKKVKGLFGIIEAEKAEQIIFVLLKILRFVLIVASLFVCTLLFFKIFPHTTGISDQLLNYVISPVKKVAISIKNYLPNLFTIIVIAFIFRFVKKFLRSITDKISDNKITFKGFYPDWAKPTYNIVIAILMVFTFIMIFPYLPNSDSQIFQGVSVFLGLMISLGSTSVIGNIIAGFVITYMRPFKIGDRVKMDDTVGNVIEKTALVTRVKTAKNEVITIPNSSVMSTKTVNYSFSASQYGLILYTTVTIGYDVPWRLVHELLLKVAYKTDNLNRKQKPFIMQTAFEDFYVEYQLNVFTKDANKMNDIYSDLRKNIQDVFKEAGIEILSPHYRVNRVVNIHEFNEDPQTEDASGEG; translated from the coding sequence ATGAGCAAATATAACATCCTAACTACACTGCTATGCATTACTATTTTGTGCCTTAACACAGTAGATGCTTCAGCTCAAAAGAAAACCTCCAAAAAGAAAGAACCGGTTATTGCCAAGGTTGATTCTACCGAGATTGTATTAACCCAGGCTAAAGGCGCGCCGGTAGCACCTTTCATCGATACATTGTTTCTGATACATGGTGGAGTCGGTTCATTTACAGTAGATCAAAGAGCATCAGCTATTGAAGATAAAATAAGATCGCTCGAAGAATACCCCCTTTTTAATCCCGATTCGCTAAAACTGGTTGAGTTTAGTGATCAGATAAATGTAGTATACGACGATCAGAAATACCAGAATTCAAGAATTATAATCAGTATAGATACCCTACAGGCTCAGATATATGGCAAAGCTAAGCTCGATTTGGCCGATTCGTATCGCAATATTATAATCAGCGCTATCGAAAAGCGGCAGAACGAAACCAGTTGGAAACGAATAGGAATGCAAGCCTTATTCGTTATACTGATAATTGCCGGAGAGTATTTCTTCCTCCGGGGATTCCGCTATGGATACCGTAGACTTAAAATCTTCGTGCGCAAACAGCGGCATAAAAAAGTCAAAGGTCTGTTTGGTATAATCGAGGCAGAGAAAGCAGAGCAAATCATATTTGTCTTGCTCAAGATACTGCGCTTTGTCTTAATCGTAGCATCCCTATTTGTATGTACTCTGTTATTTTTCAAGATATTCCCGCATACAACAGGTATATCGGATCAACTTCTCAACTATGTTATATCTCCGGTAAAGAAAGTAGCTATCAGTATCAAAAACTATCTGCCAAATCTGTTTACAATAATAGTCATCGCTTTTATATTCAGGTTTGTAAAGAAATTCCTACGTTCCATCACAGATAAAATATCAGATAATAAGATTACGTTCAAAGGTTTTTATCCCGATTGGGCGAAACCTACATACAATATTGTGATAGCCATACTGATGGTATTCACATTCATTATGATATTCCCTTATCTCCCTAATTCGGACTCACAGATATTCCAGGGTGTATCTGTATTTCTGGGGTTAATGATATCATTGGGCTCTACGTCCGTTATAGGAAATATCATTGCCGGCTTTGTAATCACATATATGAGGCCTTTTAAAATAGGAGACCGTGTGAAAATGGACGATACAGTTGGCAACGTGATAGAGAAAACGGCTTTGGTAACCCGTGTAAAAACAGCCAAGAATGAGGTGATCACTATTCCTAATTCCAGTGTAATGAGCACGAAAACCGTTAATTACTCTTTCTCAGCGAGCCAGTATGGTCTAATCCTGTATACAACAGTCACTATCGGCTATGATGTGCCATGGAGGCTGGTACATGAATTGTTGCTAAAAGTAGCATATAAGACTGACAACCTGAACCGGAAGCAAAAGCCTTTCATCATGCAGACTGCCTTTGAGGACTTCTATGTGGAATATCAATTAAATGTATTCACCAAAGATGCCAATAAAATGAATGATATATATTCCGACCTCCGTAAAAATATTCAGGATGTTTTCAAAGAAGCAGGTATAGAAATACTATCGCCTCATTACCGTGTCAACCGGGTTGTAAACATACATGAATTTAACGAAGACCCTCAAACCGAAGACGCTTCTGGAGAAGGTTAA
- a CDS encoding tetratricopeptide repeat protein has product MNSRDIISLKKEILQNLSKRQLKDAFESLMKLTINTQDWKISETLSELETNYKFMLHYLFEGVEDPERESVYNNLLRSLYELADDSADELLRIESSNVFYEKYRINSLKNGTVSGYTSQLKDVADSIALVDLLEDGEEKTNKKRELAVKRERIASDIFNMVFVSPRADVNDFNDYISFITNFSLPVREKSLFLSAITLSLFHRFDFRKIQVLMQASALDNIQLRARAIVGLVVVMQMYDVRWSLYPELQSQLDTLSEKPEFKKAVLRTIIQLIRSRETEQITKKIKEEILPEMMKFNNLAGRKLNMDELMGGDSDFSEKNPEWQKELEESGLGKKLQEYSNLQMEGADVFHSTFSGLKNFSFFSDMGNWFLPFDPSYSEFSTLFPEEKKSALLQAAVVDSGHMCNSDKYSFCLSLLQIPATQREMMLGRMGAESEEIKQLQKEAKEMNPAIDEEVVSNQYIQDLYRFFKLNPYRNSFYDIFRLSLNFYDKKSIAPLISNIEDMKKIALYCFDKNNFGEALNIFNRLIAIDNQSDDIWQKVGYCRQMINDLGGALDAYLQADLLKPNDSWIIKRIAQLYRSQKQPELSLEYYKKAAKLTPDNINIELNIGHCYLELNDYEQALNTYFKVELLDSKGVKAQRPIAWTAFLQKKYDLAQKYYSRILTGKPTVHDYLNAGHVEMCMGNKKEAVEYYKQALYQDNDFELFQMLFDADRVTLINHGVDERIFPYLFDQIKYKMG; this is encoded by the coding sequence ATGAATAGCCGCGACATAATTTCATTAAAGAAAGAGATTCTTCAAAACCTGTCAAAAAGACAGTTGAAAGATGCCTTTGAGTCATTAATGAAACTGACAATAAATACACAGGATTGGAAAATTTCTGAAACCCTCAGTGAGTTGGAGACAAATTATAAATTCATGCTCCATTATCTCTTCGAGGGTGTTGAAGACCCAGAGCGGGAGAGTGTGTATAATAATCTATTACGTTCATTGTATGAACTGGCAGATGACTCGGCAGATGAGTTGCTGAGAATAGAGTCTTCGAATGTTTTTTATGAAAAGTATCGTATTAATTCACTGAAAAACGGAACAGTGTCCGGCTATACTTCGCAGCTGAAAGATGTGGCTGACTCTATTGCCCTGGTCGATTTACTCGAAGATGGCGAGGAAAAAACAAATAAGAAACGGGAACTGGCCGTAAAACGTGAGCGTATAGCTTCTGATATCTTCAATATGGTATTTGTTTCACCGCGGGCCGATGTGAATGACTTTAACGATTATATTTCGTTTATTACCAATTTTAGTTTGCCTGTACGCGAAAAAAGCCTGTTTCTGTCGGCGATTACTTTGAGCCTGTTTCACCGTTTCGATTTTCGGAAAATACAGGTATTGATGCAGGCTTCAGCCTTAGATAATATACAGCTGAGGGCCAGGGCAATCGTGGGGCTGGTTGTTGTGATGCAAATGTATGATGTCCGTTGGTCATTGTATCCCGAATTACAAAGTCAACTGGATACACTTTCCGAAAAACCGGAATTTAAGAAAGCCGTATTAAGAACAATCATACAACTTATTCGTTCCCGCGAAACGGAACAGATAACCAAAAAAATCAAGGAAGAGATACTTCCCGAGATGATGAAGTTCAATAATCTGGCAGGAAGAAAACTCAATATGGATGAACTGATGGGAGGCGATTCCGATTTTTCGGAGAAGAATCCTGAATGGCAAAAAGAACTTGAAGAGTCCGGCCTGGGTAAAAAGCTACAGGAGTATTCCAATTTGCAAATGGAAGGAGCAGATGTGTTCCATTCTACTTTCTCCGGATTAAAGAACTTTTCATTTTTCTCCGATATGGGTAACTGGTTCTTACCGTTCGATCCTTCTTACTCCGAATTTTCGACACTGTTCCCCGAAGAGAAGAAGAGTGCTCTGCTACAGGCTGCAGTTGTAGATTCGGGACATATGTGTAACTCCGATAAGTATTCATTCTGCCTGAGTCTTTTGCAGATTCCCGCTACCCAGCGCGAAATGATGCTCGGACGTATGGGTGCCGAATCGGAAGAGATCAAACAATTGCAAAAGGAGGCTAAAGAAATGAATCCGGCTATAGATGAAGAGGTGGTGTCAAATCAGTATATTCAGGATTTGTACCGTTTTTTCAAACTGAATCCTTACCGAAACAGTTTCTATGATATATTCAGGCTAAGCCTCAATTTCTATGATAAGAAATCTATAGCTCCGCTTATCTCAAATATAGAAGATATGAAGAAAATCGCACTGTATTGTTTTGATAAAAATAATTTCGGTGAAGCACTTAATATCTTCAACAGGCTTATAGCTATAGATAATCAAAGCGACGATATATGGCAGAAGGTTGGTTATTGCAGGCAGATGATTAATGATCTGGGGGGTGCTCTCGATGCTTATCTGCAAGCAGATTTACTGAAGCCTAACGACTCGTGGATAATTAAGCGTATCGCTCAATTGTACCGTTCGCAGAAACAACCTGAATTATCTCTGGAATATTATAAGAAAGCAGCAAAACTGACTCCTGATAATATAAATATAGAATTGAATATAGGTCATTGCTATCTCGAACTGAACGATTATGAACAAGCATTGAACACTTATTTCAAAGTAGAATTGCTCGATAGCAAAGGGGTGAAGGCTCAGCGTCCGATTGCATGGACTGCTTTCTTACAAAAGAAATATGATCTTGCTCAAAAATATTACAGCCGGATACTGACAGGCAAACCTACTGTGCATGATTATCTGAATGCCGGTCATGTGGAGATGTGCATGGGAAACAAGAAGGAAGCGGTCGAATATTATAAGCAAGCGTTATATCAGGATAATGATTTTGAGTTGTTTCAGATGCTTTTCGATGCAGATAGAGTTACTCTTATTAACCATGGTGTAGATGAGAGGATATTTCCTTACTTATTCGATCAGATAAAATACAAAATGGGATAA
- a CDS encoding lactonase family protein, producing the protein MESISDETSMYLLVGTYTAGESEGIYVYQFDTVSGYSQYKSMVKVANPSYLTVSKDEKFVYAVTETGDNTAAANAYSFDKAKGELKHLNTEPTKGADPCYISVDAAGKHVVTANYSGGSLSVFGVKEDGSLTTASQVISFTGKGADPERQAKPHIHCVMFSPDGKYLFADDLGTDKIHKFDVNPNATGDYLKQGTPPSFKVADASGPRHLAFHPNGKYAYLINELSGAVIAFNYDGIKGDLTQIQSIQADTLDAKGSADIHISPDGKFLYASNRLKGDGIAIFSINQTDGKLTKAGYQETGVHPRNFVITPNGKYLLVASRDNDTIQIFLRNKNTGLLEDTFKDIKLDMPVCLKFVSFK; encoded by the coding sequence ATGGAATCTATATCAGACGAAACCAGTATGTATCTCCTTGTGGGCACCTATACTGCAGGAGAAAGTGAGGGAATATATGTATATCAGTTCGATACCGTATCGGGATACTCCCAATATAAAAGCATGGTGAAAGTAGCAAACCCATCTTACCTGACTGTTAGCAAGGACGAAAAATTCGTTTATGCCGTGACCGAAACAGGTGACAATACTGCCGCTGCCAATGCTTACTCTTTCGACAAAGCAAAAGGGGAATTGAAACATCTGAATACAGAACCAACTAAAGGAGCCGACCCTTGCTACATTTCAGTGGATGCCGCGGGTAAACATGTGGTTACGGCAAACTATTCGGGTGGTAGCCTCAGCGTGTTTGGAGTGAAAGAAGATGGCTCACTTACTACGGCATCCCAAGTTATTAGTTTTACGGGTAAAGGTGCAGACCCTGAACGTCAGGCAAAGCCACATATACACTGTGTTATGTTTTCTCCTGATGGAAAATATCTCTTCGCTGACGATTTGGGAACAGATAAGATACATAAATTCGATGTAAACCCAAATGCTACAGGCGACTATCTCAAGCAAGGAACACCTCCATCATTTAAGGTTGCCGATGCATCTGGCCCACGGCATCTTGCATTTCACCCGAATGGCAAGTATGCTTATCTTATAAATGAGTTGTCCGGTGCAGTAATCGCTTTTAATTATGACGGGATAAAGGGTGATCTTACCCAAATACAATCTATACAGGCAGATACACTCGACGCAAAGGGTAGTGCAGACATACATATATCTCCCGATGGTAAATTCCTGTATGCATCCAACCGACTGAAAGGTGATGGAATAGCCATATTTTCAATCAATCAGACAGATGGAAAGCTGACCAAAGCAGGTTATCAGGAAACAGGAGTACATCCCCGTAATTTCGTAATTACGCCAAACGGCAAATATCTACTTGTAGCGAGTCGCGACAACGATACAATCCAGATATTCCTCAGAAATAAAAATACAGGCTTATTGGAAGATACATTTAAAGACATAAAACTGGATATGCCGGTATGTCTTAAATTTGTTTCTTTCAAATAG
- a CDS encoding cation:proton antiporter yields MKKYRNLVFYTSIIGLFSALIYFIVRVGRHNLEAKQNVYGLASTTSAWSDFMHHLSEDFAAPVAILLLQIVVILLAVRIFGWICQKIGQPTVVGEIFAGVVLGPSLLGHYFPQISEFLFPVSSLENIRFLSQIGLILFMFIVGMELNLKTLKNRANNALIISHTSIAVCFTLGVLVAYYLFGNFTHQSTVFLPFALFMGIAMSIAAFPVMARIIHERGINKTPLGATIITCAAIDDITAWCLLAAVIAVVKAGSFASSLFIILLALLYVLAMFKIVRPFLKRIADLQSSNRTISKSVIGVFFLILFLSAYATEVIGIHALFGAFLAGVIMPPNLNFRNLFTEKIEDVSLVLLLPLFFVFTGLRTEIGLLNEPGLWMICGGIVFLAIFGKTMGSAIAARFVGNNWKDSLTIGALMNTRGLMELVVLNIGLDLGILTPEVFAMMVVMALTTTFMTSPLLSLIDKVFKKKQTDTDLVQEDKYKILVWFQSPEMGRKLMFVANSFIRKKQASSELTMLHLSEGNLLYQYGIEEEEEEMFKPVEEEAHSLQQNFIPVFKVVGDTNNSVAKIANKGEYDFLLIGYQGSVLSDNVLGRFLGFSNRILHLPNYLLTKLGNQKKWSRMLLAPLDEGQRTIVSKSDMPVGIFVDRGIDKGLVSMRNIFVPILDEDDIFVGDFMERLAENSYVRITLWDAIGLMDTSMDFIKSVRAIKAINPYLFQLWNNNIPIDSDILKKQDLIMISLNSWKELDSRNPRLMKDAPSTLVLTN; encoded by the coding sequence ATGAAAAAATATAGAAACCTTGTATTTTACACATCTATCATAGGCCTGTTTTCGGCACTGATATATTTTATCGTCAGAGTCGGAAGACATAATCTCGAAGCTAAACAAAACGTATACGGATTGGCGTCAACCACTTCTGCCTGGAGCGATTTTATGCATCATCTGAGCGAAGACTTCGCCGCGCCCGTAGCTATATTATTGTTGCAGATAGTTGTTATCCTGTTGGCTGTAAGAATATTCGGCTGGATATGCCAAAAGATAGGACAGCCTACCGTCGTAGGTGAGATTTTTGCAGGAGTAGTTCTCGGACCCTCTCTTCTTGGGCATTATTTTCCTCAGATATCCGAATTCCTTTTTCCGGTTTCCTCCTTGGAAAATATACGGTTTCTCAGTCAGATAGGCCTTATCCTGTTTATGTTTATCGTAGGCATGGAGCTGAATTTGAAAACTTTAAAAAATCGGGCCAATAATGCTCTTATTATCAGCCATACCAGTATTGCCGTCTGTTTTACATTAGGGGTTCTTGTTGCATACTATTTGTTTGGAAATTTTACACATCAGAGTACGGTATTTCTGCCGTTTGCCTTATTTATGGGTATTGCGATGAGTATTGCGGCATTCCCTGTTATGGCACGCATTATACACGAAAGAGGAATTAATAAAACTCCCTTGGGTGCTACCATAATTACATGTGCTGCAATAGACGATATTACTGCCTGGTGCTTGTTGGCTGCCGTTATTGCCGTTGTTAAGGCAGGCTCATTTGCCAGCTCGTTGTTCATCATCCTTTTGGCGCTATTATATGTACTGGCCATGTTTAAGATTGTGCGTCCTTTCCTGAAACGGATAGCCGATTTGCAATCTTCTAACAGGACCATAAGCAAGTCGGTTATAGGAGTCTTTTTCTTAATACTGTTTCTGTCCGCTTATGCTACTGAAGTAATAGGAATACATGCGCTGTTCGGGGCATTTCTGGCAGGTGTGATTATGCCTCCCAATCTTAACTTCAGGAATCTGTTTACCGAAAAAATAGAAGACGTATCATTGGTACTATTGCTGCCTTTATTCTTTGTCTTTACAGGTTTACGCACAGAAATAGGACTACTCAACGAACCCGGTTTATGGATGATCTGCGGAGGGATCGTTTTCCTTGCCATTTTTGGAAAGACAATGGGAAGCGCAATTGCCGCACGATTTGTCGGGAATAACTGGAAAGACAGCCTTACCATCGGCGCATTGATGAATACAAGGGGACTGATGGAATTGGTTGTACTTAATATTGGACTTGATCTTGGTATTCTTACACCCGAAGTCTTTGCTATGATGGTTGTGATGGCACTTACCACTACTTTTATGACATCTCCTTTATTAAGTCTTATAGATAAAGTATTCAAGAAAAAACAAACAGATACCGATCTCGTTCAGGAGGATAAATATAAAATATTGGTTTGGTTTCAGAGCCCTGAAATGGGGCGTAAACTGATGTTTGTAGCTAATAGTTTCATAAGGAAGAAACAGGCGAGTTCGGAGTTGACAATGCTTCATCTTTCAGAAGGAAACCTGTTGTATCAATATGGTATAGAGGAAGAAGAGGAGGAAATGTTTAAGCCGGTGGAAGAGGAAGCACATAGCCTGCAACAAAATTTCATTCCGGTATTCAAGGTAGTGGGAGATACCAATAATAGTGTTGCCAAGATAGCAAATAAAGGGGAATATGACTTCCTGCTGATAGGATATCAAGGCTCTGTTTTGTCAGATAATGTTCTGGGACGCTTCCTTGGCTTCTCTAACAGGATACTTCATTTACCTAATTATTTACTTACCAAATTAGGAAATCAGAAAAAATGGAGCCGCATGCTGCTGGCTCCCCTCGACGAAGGACAACGTACCATTGTTTCCAAGAGCGATATGCCGGTTGGCATATTTGTTGATAGAGGTATAGATAAAGGACTGGTAAGTATGAGGAATATTTTTGTTCCTATACTCGACGAGGACGACATCTTTGTAGGAGATTTCATGGAACGGCTGGCCGAAAATTCGTATGTGCGGATTACCCTTTGGGATGCTATCGGGCTGATGGATACCTCGATGGATTTTATAAAATCCGTCCGTGCGATTAAGGCGATAAACCCTTATCTGTTCCAGCTTTGGAATAATAATATCCCTATAGATAGTGATATTCTGAAAAAGCAGGATCTGATAATGATAAGCCTCAATAGCTGGAAGGAACTGGATAGCAGAAATCCTAGACTAATGAAAGATGCACCCTCTACTTTAGTCCTAACTAATTAA
- a CDS encoding type B 50S ribosomal protein L31 yields the protein MKKDIHPENYRPVAFKDMSNDEVFISRSTINAKETIEIDGVTYPLVKLEITSSSHPFYTGKQKLVDTAGRVDKFMNRYAKRTQPKK from the coding sequence ATGAAGAAAGATATTCATCCAGAGAATTACCGTCCGGTAGCTTTCAAAGATATGTCAAATGATGAGGTATTTATCTCACGTTCAACTATCAATGCAAAGGAAACTATCGAAATAGATGGTGTTACTTATCCGCTGGTAAAGCTTGAAATTACCAGTTCGTCCCACCCATTCTACACAGGTAAACAAAAACTTGTGGATACAGCAGGACGTGTTGATAAGTTTATGAACCGTTACGCAAAACGTACTCAGCCTAAAAAATAA
- a CDS encoding prealbumin-like fold domain-containing protein — MKKNIIIYLLSFIGLYACTDNGDMEMAHFTISARDIVTNEFIGGGTYQILDYNNEVVATYTLSKGKTEVTDLPARNYTVVEVTPPGGYVGDEKEKKYLYFNKNSEDFVFQYINENTRALPESMKVNFYTTEGNQLLGEYNAVRVGEYYWVDQNFYHTVKWGNDFENIYPITQSVLDKYVERIRIAPSQFQLQNINDFEKSYGRYYSYPSILYMNKYGVMRDQNNQNIKGWKIPAPEDYRQLFAMCPFNTTHDGPHTRLNERDVRFALGARQGDNPLAYDIANPGGGPYKTYWFDQKNTTNKYKFNLMPGGARLNGDGPWCNGLGPTNGCYTDAKKGDIYHLFYSAYMAVQLWDDELSMGVVMLHDYVDTKDVLSYHMMNVRWCRRLSDIELGYKLYINANQTDIKKLDLDTPPPSGYKELPHGYVRGFYVQYMLNNPKSTITVSKIVDYARNVEDNYTYENRANLSVIL, encoded by the coding sequence TGCACCGACAATGGCGACATGGAAATGGCTCACTTCACAATCTCGGCAAGAGATATTGTAACAAATGAATTTATTGGTGGAGGAACATACCAGATACTCGATTATAATAATGAAGTTGTAGCCACATATACTCTTTCGAAAGGTAAAACCGAGGTTACAGACCTGCCTGCAAGAAATTATACAGTAGTAGAAGTTACACCTCCCGGTGGCTATGTGGGGGACGAAAAAGAAAAGAAATATCTATACTTCAATAAAAATTCTGAAGATTTTGTCTTTCAGTATATCAACGAAAATACCAGAGCTTTACCCGAATCCATGAAGGTCAATTTTTATACCACTGAGGGAAATCAGCTACTTGGCGAATATAATGCAGTACGTGTAGGAGAATATTATTGGGTAGATCAGAATTTCTACCATACGGTGAAATGGGGCAATGATTTTGAGAATATCTATCCGATTACCCAGAGTGTTCTGGATAAATATGTAGAACGTATCAGAATAGCACCATCACAATTTCAGTTACAAAATATCAATGATTTTGAAAAAAGCTATGGCAGATACTACAGCTATCCGAGTATATTGTATATGAATAAATACGGTGTAATGCGTGATCAGAACAATCAGAATATCAAAGGATGGAAGATACCTGCACCTGAAGATTACAGGCAACTATTTGCGATGTGTCCCTTCAATACTACGCATGATGGTCCTCATACGCGGCTAAATGAACGAGATGTACGATTTGCATTAGGTGCAAGGCAGGGTGACAATCCTTTAGCTTATGATATTGCAAATCCGGGAGGTGGCCCGTATAAGACATACTGGTTTGACCAAAAGAATACTACCAATAAGTATAAATTCAACCTGATGCCGGGAGGAGCCAGATTGAACGGTGATGGTCCGTGGTGTAATGGATTGGGTCCTACAAACGGGTGTTATACAGATGCGAAGAAAGGGGATATCTATCACTTATTCTACTCTGCATATATGGCTGTGCAGCTTTGGGATGATGAATTATCGATGGGAGTGGTCATGTTGCATGACTATGTGGATACCAAAGATGTTCTAAGCTATCATATGATGAATGTACGTTGGTGCAGAAGACTTAGCGATATAGAATTGGGCTATAAATTATATATAAACGCAAATCAGACAGATATAAAGAAACTGGATTTGGATACACCTCCTCCAAGCGGATACAAGGAGTTACCTCATGGATATGTACGGGGATTCTACGTGCAATACATGCTAAATAATCCAAAGTCTACGATAACAGTAAGTAAAATAGTGGATTATGCAAGGAATGTGGAGGACAATTATACATACGAAAACAGAGCTAATTTAAGTGTCATCTTGTAA